A window of Maioricimonas rarisocia genomic DNA:
ATTTCGCCGCGGCGAAGTTCGATCGAGTGATCGACCGGGCCCATCAGATTGACGAGTTCGCGGTACACGATCCCGACGATCTGCTCGCCCGGCTTGAGCGACTTGAGCACCTGCTCACCGACCGCTTCCTCGGTGACGCGATCGCAGAAGTCCTTGGCCACGTCGTAGTTAACGTCGGCCTCGAGCAGCGCATGGCGAACCTGGGCCATGCCGTCGCGAATGTTCGATTCGCTCAGTTTGCCCCGGGCCATGTTGCCGAGGGCTTCGGTCAGGTTCTGGGTAATCGCTTCAAACATCGGATCGATTGCGAAAGGACGGACCGGGGAGGCAGAAGCTCGCGAAAATGTTTCGAGCCGTGCATGGTACGTCGCAGCGGCTCAATCCGCAAATGGCGGCAGGGGGGCCCCCGTTTACGGAGCGAGGCGGACAGAACCGCGACCGTTTCTAGCCCGAATAGGCCGCCTGCAGGTTGGCGAGCAGGGCCTGCTCGAGAGCCAGATCCCGGCCGGCCGGGATCCATATCGACGGCGACGACTGGCCCACGACCGGGTTGAGGTCGCGATCGAGCGGCGTGCTTTCGGAGAACGTGGCCCCGCCCGGCGAGTTCGCCGCAACTCCCGGCAGGTCTTCGAATTCCTTGAATGCTGCCACGTTCACCAGGTAGCCCGCACCGCGATCATCCGGAATGATCGTGATCTGCACGCGACGCCGAACTGACTGCAGCGTGCTTTCCAGGCGATTGGTGAAACCGACCGAATCGTGGTGCCACGGTTCGAGCAGTCCCGAGCCGACGCGCCAGTGCGTTTCGATGACCCGCGCCAGCCGGTTCTCCCGGGCCAGCTCGAAATGAAAGTCGTGCAGCACGTCGACCGTTCGTTCCCAGAGAACCTCTTCGTTACTGGCGGCGACGTACAGCGGATTCGTCGCCGGCGCGACGTTGGACCACGGCGCAAGCCCCGGGCCGGCACAACCGCTCAGCGGCAGGCTCAGGCAGAGCAGGATTCGGAGAAAGCGTGCGGGCATGTGTGGAGAGGTGCCACAGGGACGGTCAGGAATGGGCGGGAAGTTTCCCCGGAATCCCGATTCGCTGCAATGGGAGTTTCGAGGCCGTGGCGGCAGTGTCGTCATGTGGGGGGACGGTGGGATCATGTGGATTCATGTTGACCCGTTTTCGACCTCTCCATAGACTCCGCGCGCCTCGGGGAGCCTGCCGCGCACGTCCCAACCGGCGCCCCGGTCGGGCCACCCCATCCATGAAACGGACCCCGATCTCTTCCCCCTCTCGACACGGAGTCTCCCAGCCATGAGTGAACGGATTCACTCTCAACCGCAGGAAGCGGCTGCCCCCACTACGGGGCGTCGCCGCAAGTTCATGCCGGCGATTGCCGGTACGGCGCTGGCCATGCTTGTGGCCGCCGTGCTGTTTCAGATCTTCCGGGCCGAACCGGCCGCCTCGCAGACACGGGCCGACGGACAGTCGGCTGGTCGCGCGTCACTTGCCAGTGCCGCCAGCGGCCAGGTCGTCGCGAAAGTGAACGGCGAATCGGTTCCTTACGACATGGTGGCCCGCGAGTGCTACGAGCGGCACGGAGCCGAAGTGCTGGACAACATCATCAACCGGATGATCATCCAGCAGGAGTGCGAGCGTCGGGGCGTGACGGTCACGCAGTCCGAAGTGCAGCAGGAAGTCGTCAAGATCGCCAAGAAGTTCAACCTGCCGGTCGATACCTGGTACCAGATGCTGCAGGCCGAGCGGGGCGTGGGCAAGGCCCAGTACCACCGCGACATCATCTGGCCGATGCTGGCCCTCAAGAAGCTCGCCTCGGCAGATGCCAAGCCGACTGAAGACGACATGATGAAGACCTTCGAGCGGGACTACGGCCCGCGGGTGAAGGCACGAATGATTCTGGTGGACGGCAACCTGCGTCAGGCGAATTCGATCTGGCAGAAGGCGGTCGACGATCCGGATTCGTTCGATCGACTGGCCCGCGAGCTTTCTTCCGACCCGAACACCCGTCCGCTGGGTGGTGCGATCCCGCCGATCCGCAAGAACGGCGGCAGTGCCCAGGTCGAGAAGGAAGCGTTCAAGCTGCGGGAAGGCGAGATTTCGCCCGTCATTCAGGTGGCCGAAAACCGCTACGTGATCCTCAAGTGCGAAGGCTACACCGAGCCGATCGTCAGCGACATCAAGCAGGTCTGGAACGAACTGTACCAGCAGCTGATCGAGGAAAAGACGCAGGAATCGGTCGCTCGCGTCTTCGAAGATCTCAAGAAGGATGCCCAGGTCCACAACTTCCTGACGCAGACCTCCACCGGAGGCTCGCCTTACGCGAAGGGCGGAAACGGCATCCAGCAGACGTCCGGTGTGACCTCGCCGCAGAGCGTCGTCCCCGACTCGGCGACCCGACGCTGATTCCGGGAGTTCTCCGTGTGATGTGCCGGCGCGTGCCGTCTCCGGGTTGAGGCGGCACGCGTTCTCTCGTTATGAACATGACGAGGTCACTCTTCGGCAGTCCGTGAAGGGGAGCAGTATCCGGATGACAGCGCATCAGGCATGGCGGTTTGGCGTCGTCGGCTGCGGCCGCATGGGACACCTTCACAGCGAACGATTGCAGGCGGATGGACGCGGACAGGTCGTGGCCCTGTTCGATGAATCTCCCGAGGCGGCCCGGCGGCTGCAGCAGGAGAAAGCGGCCAGCGCCCGGCTCTGCAGCAGCTTCGAGGATCTGCTGGCGACCGAGCCGCTCGATGCCGTTGTCATCTGCACGCCGACCACCGCTCACTTCGATCAGGTCCATGCCAGCCTCGCCCGCGGCGTGCACGTGCTGTGCGAGAAGCCTCTGGCCGAATCGCGGCAGCGAATTCTCGACCTCATCGCGGCAGCCGGTCGTAGCGACCGTCACTGCATGCTGGCGTATCAGCGTCGGTTCTGGTGGACGTACCGGACGCTGCGGCGGGAAGTGCGGAGTGGCCAGTGGGGCCCGATCCGTGCGGTGACGTCACACAACGTCGAACGCTGGCAGCAGACGATTGCCGGAACCTGGCGGGACGATCCCGCGGTCAATGTCGGCGGCTTTGTCGGCGATGCGGGCAGTCACAAAATCGACGCTGTCTTCTACGTCACCGGACTGGCGCCGGTCGATGCCTGGGCCCGCTCGCAGAATCAGGGAAGCCACGTGCAGGTCAACACGTCGGTCTCCGGACGTCTGGCCGGCGACGTGCTGCTGTGCATGGACTTCATCGGCAACGCGCAGTACCTGGGGGAAGACCTGCACATTCATTGCGAGCATGCCGACCTGATGCTGCGCGACCGCAAGGTGTGGATCGCGGAGGGGAACGCGGTGCGGGAACTGACCGACCCCGAGCCGGACAGCAACCCCGACGTCGGCTTTCTCGATCTGCTCGACGGTGTGGGCAAGAACATCGCTCCGTTCGACTGCGCGCTGCCGGTCTGGGACCTCACGGCGGCCATCCTGCAGTCAGGAGAGCAGGGGACGCTCGTGGAACTGTGACCGGGGTCGAAGCCGGCCCCGGTCCGGGCTGAGTCTTCTGTGGCTGGAATGCGGGGATTGTCGTGGCAGAGATCTCGCCAGAGACGCGAGGAAACAAGGGGGCGCACGGCTCGCAGCGCCGTGCGCTTGAATCGTCGGTGTCCGTGCCCCATTGAGAGGATGGGGGACGCTTCGCTGGCCCACCCTGCTGCCTCACACCAGCACGAAGCGCAAGCGAGTGCACAGGCAGACAGGAATGTCTGCCCCACTTCCGCGCGGCAGCTTATCCCAAACACGTGCGGCTGGATGGCTTGCTTGCCCCTCATGGCAAGGATGTGCATTCCACGACGCCATCTGCCGGGATGCTAGTACGGCAGATCGAGCAGCGGTCCTTTCTTCGCCCCTTTCAGATCGAGCACCGCGAGCGGGCTGTCATCAGAGGAGGCGATGATCGCGCGGCTGCCTGAGCTGTCAATCGTCACCGATGTGATGGTTCCTGCAAGTCGGAACTTGATCTCCTTTGCCTCACCCGAGGGGAGGGCCACCGTGAAGAACTGCTGGTTCAGTGCGCAGGCGAGACGGTTGTCTTCGATGTATTCGATCTCGACGACCGGCGTCGCGCGTCCCGGCGAGGGAAGCGTCTCCGAAGGTTTGCGGGCACCTGCAGGCCAGAGCAACAACGAGCCATTGCGGTGACCGGTGACGATCGTCTGACCGTCCGGCGAAATCGCGACGGCGGTCACGGCTGGCTCGGCCCGGGGAATGACGATCTCGTGCTCAATGCTCTGCTGCTCGAAGTTCCAGACAAGCAGTCGCTTGCCGGCGGCGGCCACACAGCGCGATCCATCGGGGGTGAGTTTGACCGTCCTGATCCCCTTCAATCCGAAGTCGACACGCTGGTCGACACGCGCGCCCGAGATGTCCCAGACAACCACGAGGCCCTCGTCGTTGAACGTCACCGCCCGCGACCGATCCGACAGTGCCTGGGCACCGGACATGCCGACATCGTTCGCGAGAATCTCTTTCGACGTCAGGTCGACGAGATAGCTCGCATCCTTGGAGGCACAGAGCATGCGGGACCCGTCGGCATTCAGGAGGACGGCGTCCCGTGGAAGGTCCGTCAACTGCTGGACGACGTTCTCTCCGGCGATGTCCCAGACCTCGAACAGCCCGTATTTTCTCGCAGCCACTGCGCGGCTGCCGTCACCACTCATGCCCACGCTCACCACGTCTCCGCGAAGCACGAGCGGCTTTTCTTCACCACTGCCGGCCATCCACCACACAAGGAGTCCGACGGCGACGATGACGCCAGCGGCGGCCGATCCCGCGACGACCGGCACACCCGCCAGAAAGCTGGGGACCAGGTCCACCATGGTGGTTTGTCGACGTCCCCGTCGGGGTTTGCGGTTGTTCTTGATTGCCTTGCGAATCGCAGCCTCGTCCCGTGTGTCCCCCAGTTGCTCGAGAGACTTCAATACGGCGCGGCGGACCATGTCGTCGCTGTCGACGATCAGCCGCTCGAGCTTGGGGGTGACCGAGTCGTCTCCCAGTTCGCCGAGGATGGTCACCGCGTGGTAACGGATCGCGGAGGCCGGGTCGTCCAGCATCTCCATGACCATCTCGGCAGCTTCCGGTTCCTGGATCTGGCCGATCGCAATGATCGCCTTCGAACGGACGGCCAGAGGTTGCTGCAGGCCATGCTCGAGGGCCGTCAGCGCTTCCGGGTCACCCAGGTCGCCCAGCGCCTTGGCGGCTGCGGCCTGCACCATTTCGATCTGGTCGCGGTAGAGGAGTTCCGAGAGGGGCTGCAGGGCGGCCGGGTCGCCGATCTGGCCCAGCGCTTCCGCAGCACGTGCCCGAACGCGATGATTCTTGTGCGTCAGCAGTTCCAGCAGCGGGAGCACCGCACGGCCGTCGCGGAGCCTGCGGAGCGTGTCGATGATCTTCTGCAGGCGGGGAGCGTCCAGGTCACTGACGCTCGCCTGTTCCATCAGTTCGATCAGCTTCGGAACCGCACTGGAGTCCCCGAGCCGACCGGTCGCTTCAGCCGCGGCAAGCTGGAGATCCTCGTCACTGTCGTTGAGAAACGGAATCAGCGATGGAGCGACGCTGGGGTCTTCGCACAGGCCGAGCGTTCGAATGACATGGAGTCGAACATCACGCATGTCGTCCTGCAGCAGCCTGAGCAGTGGTTTGGCGAGCCGCTTCTGCGGCATCTGCTCCAGCGCGGCCACGGCATTGACCCGCACGTTGGGATCCGGGCAGCCCAGCAGTTGCACGAGAGCGGCCGAGGCACGCGGGTCGGCGATCTGTCCCAGGGCTTCGGCCGCGGCGCACCGGATCGGCCCAATCGAGTTCTTCAGCAGGCCGGCCAGCGGTTCGGCTGCCTCCTTCGCCTTGATTCGCCCCAGCGCCTCGACGGCGGTGAACTGCATGCTGAGGTCGTCCGATTCCCGGAGGATCCGAATCAACTCGGGGACGGCGGCTGGTCCCATGCGGACCAGGCAGTCGATCGCCCGCACCCGCTGTTCGGGGATGACCTGTGCCAGCGTGACGACAGGCAGCACCGCTCTCGGATCGGCCAGCAGCCCCAGTGCCAGCAGTGCGGAGGTGACAATCGACTCCTCTTTACGCAGCAGCAGCTTGAGCAGGAAGGGGAAGGATTCGGCAACGCCGATTTCTCCCAGAGCCCGAATGGCACGGGCCTGCAGGGGGCCCTTGAGGTCATCGAAGTGTTCGGTGATCAGTTCGACGATACGTGGATCCTTCGAGGCGGCCACGTCGTCGAGGCTCGCCTGTGCCGCTTCGCGGTCGGTGTTTCGCGCCTCGGGATCGGCGCCGGCGAGAAAATGATTGCGGAAGGACCGGAATCGGAGCGGTCCCAGCTTCCGCGGCGCTGTGCTGTTCCCGCGTGCCTTCTTCCGTTTGCCTTTCCTGCCGGTCTCAGTCTCCTCCGCGGACTCCGGTTCTGCGTCCTCACCCGCGGGCGGGTCTGGCGCGGGAGCCTCGCAGGCCCGCTCGATGGCTTCGCGAAGCGTCTTGATTTCCTGGGAAGACTGGGGGGCAGCCGATTCTTCCGCTTCGCGGACGCGGCCATTGCTGCGGGAACCCGAACTGCCGCTCCGTTTCTCGATGCGTGGCGTCGACTCACCCGGAACTGAGATGCCCTCCCCGCAACCCGGGCATTTGACCGTGCGACCGGCGAGCGTTCGCGGGACCCGCATTCGTCGCTGGCAACCACCGCATTGGACGGGGATGCGTGAGTCGGAGGCGTTGCTGCTGTCTGCCTCGCTGCTCTCCGCTGCCTCAGGCGGTGCGGCGGCCGGGGACGGCATGACAGGCGGGGCTGGTTTCGCCCGTTCCGGTTGCGGCGCCGTCGGCGCTTCGTCCGTAACCGTTGAGCTGGCCGACGCGTTCGTCTCCGTATCGCTCCCGCTGACGTCCTCCGCCATCGACAGCATCTGGTCGAGGTCGAACGATCCGGACAGGGACGGCAACTCGTCGAGGTCCTGTGTGGAGGGTCGTTCGGGCACAGGTTGCGGCTTTGGCAGGGTGGCCGCAGGAGTCCTGGCTTGCACGAGAACCGTCCCGCATTCGCGGCAGCGAATCATGGCGGGAGAGACGTCGGCATGACACGACGGACATTGACGGGAACCGTTGGGCGCGAAGGCCATCGTACCGCCCTGAGATTGAGGGGCTTATTACCGCAACAAACTCCGGGCGGACAGGCTCGACAATGGCGGGCCTGGTCACCTGGAGTCATCCGAAACGACCGAAAAGCCGGGCAGTCGTACGACTGCCCGACCTCGGCATGACTACGTCAGACGTAGCAGAGCATGTCACTCAACAGAGTTGAGATGACTCACTCGAAGTTACCCTTGAGGGCCGAACGGCTGATGTCCGGACCGCTGAAGCATTCGAACGGCTCGAGTTCGACGGAGTTGTCGAGGTAGCCGTCGTTGATGCCGGCCACGTCGGCTTCAACCGGGAAGCCCGGGTTCAGGAAGCCGTCGCGGTTGGTGTCACGGAAGGTCTTGACGCTTCCGTCAGCGAACAGGATGTTGGCGCTGAGGGTCCGGCCGGCACCGTGGATCGCGTACCAGTCGCGGGTGTCCTGCAGGTAGAGCAGGCCGTCGGTACCACCGTGGGAGGTGTTACCAGCAGCACCCTGGGGAGCCGGGTTCTCCGACGTCGGCAGGACGTCGTCGATGAAGGCACCATCGTCGCCGGCGGCGTTGATGATCAGCGTGCCCAGGCCCATCAGTTCGATGGAGTCGGCGGAATCATCCCAGTAAGCCGGGCCATCGTTCATCGTTTCGCACAGACGGGCACCCTGCGGCAGGTCGTGGTTCGGGATCGTGATCAGCAGGGCGGCTTCCTTGGCATCGCCGGGGCCGGCATCGCCGAGCAGCGGGATGTTCGAGGAAGGCGGCTTGGAGTTTTCCGCCATGCGACGGGTCAGCGGACCGGTCACGCCACCGAGACCTTTCAGGTCGTAGGTGGAGCTGGTCGTCAGGTTGTTCGAAGCATCCTTCTCCAGAGCGATCGAACCGCGGGAGAAGAACCAGCTGCTCGAGTAGTTCGCGCCATAGCCCTTGTCCAGGAAGAACTGGCGGACGAAGGCGGCACGGGTGTCGTCGATCGTGCTGCCATAGGCGGCCAGACCGTTGGTGTTGGTCGTGCCGTCGTGCACGAAGGCTTCAGCGTCCTGCGGCAGGGTGTTGCCGCAAACGCCTTCGGTGAGGCGGAAGGTCAGAGAGGTCGGCAGGTTACCCGAGCCGGAGGTGTCGCCACCGAGGAGGTCGTTCAGCTTTTCCGTACCACGGAACGAGCTGGTCGGGCAGAGCATCTGCTGCGGGAAGCCGGCACCGATGTTGACCACGTCGGCAACCCAGCCGTAGGAGTCCGAGCAGCCGTCACGAAGCAGGTCGTAGGCACCCGTGCAGAGACGATCGCTGGGATCGCTGTCGGCGAAGACGTGGGCGGCGATGCCGAACTGACGCAGGTTGTTCTTGCACTGAGCCGAGCGGGCGGCTTCGCGGGCCTGCTGAACAGCCGGGATCAGGAATGCGGCGAGGATGGCGATGATCGAGATCACCACCAGCAGTTCGATGAGGGTGAAGCCGGCGCGACGGGCCCGCTTCTTCAGGCTGACTGCCTTCATGTCGTTTCTCCGTGTCACTGTTTGCGCGTTGGGGCGGAATGTTCGCCAAGAACATCCCTCAAGTGAGTCTCGGGGTGTCATCCAGCGGTTGTTGATTACATCAGGTCGTTGAGATCTGCGGCGTCAGGTGCTGCACCTCCTTTCAGGCTTCTGCCCATCAGTCGCGGCGGATCAAGTGAGAACAAACGTAGTAGCTATGGAAAGCGATCCGGGACCGGTGCGGAAGGGTCTCCGACTGGCCCGTCGTTCAGCCCTGACGCGAGGAAAGGTACGGCCGCAATGTGAAGCGGATGTGAACGAAACGCGAAAAGACGCCAAATCAGCTTGCTGTTGCGGACGCATGACGGACCGGGGCTGCACATGCCGGCAGCAGTGTGTCAGCAAATCGCGCAGGTCGTGCGGTTTGCGGAACGGCTGCGGCCCCGCTACGCTCCCCGGGTGTGCATTTCCGATCTCCATTCGTGAGGCTTGCAGGCGATGTCCGCGTTCAAATACTCGCTGAATTCGAGCACCATCAAACCGGCTCCGGTGATCGAGAAGATCCATGTGGCCGCAACCGCCGGTTACTCGGCCATTGAGCTGTGGCACGATGACCTGGACCGCCACGTGGCCGAAGGCGGAACACTCCAGGACGTTCGCAAGGCCCTGGACGACACAGGCCTCGAAGTCCCCACGACCGTGATGCTCAAAGGCTGGTGTCTGCCGGACGGGCCGGAGTACGAGGCCGGCATCGCCGAGTGCCGCCGACGGCTCGAGCAGTCGGTCATCGTCGGAGCAAAGCACGCCGTTGCCGGTCCTCCCCACGACACGGTGGACTACGAACTGGCCGGTCGCCGCTACCGCGAGCTGCTCGAAATGGGAATCGAGATGGGTGTGCGTCCTGCGATGGAGTACCTCGGGATCGCCCGCGACATCAATTCGATTGCCGATGCCCTGGAGATCATGGAGCGGTCAGGACATCCCGAAGCGACGATCGTGCTTGATCCGTTTCACGACTTTCGCGGCGGAGCCGGGCCGGAGGACATTGCCCGGCTGAAGGCAGAGCAGATTGCCGTCTGCCACTTCGACGACGCCCCGGCCGATCCGCCCGCCTCGGAGCAGCGCGATCCGGACCGGGTGATGCCCGGCGAGGGGGTGATCGACCTGCAGCGGGTGCTGACGCTTCTGCGTCAGGTGGGGTACTCGGGGTGGATCTCGCTGGAGCTGTTTCGGGAGGATCTGTGGCAGCGGGATCCGCTGGAAGTCGCCAGGCTCGGACTGGAGCGGATGCGGGCGGTCTGCGAGGCGTGAGGAGCGTGCCCGGGCCGGTGCCGTTCGGCTGTAACTGCTTCTGAGCGGGGCAGTTGGGGTGTGTGGACGGGGCGTGTTCGCGGGCGTGAAAAAATTGTTGAGCCAACGTGAGCGAGTCGCTTGACTCCGTCGGCGATCCTCCTATTATTGTGCTTCCCCCAAGGGGCCGTAGCTCAATTGGTTAGAGTACCGGACTGTCGATCCGGGGGTTGCGGGTTCAAGTCCCGTCGGCCTCGCTTGGCACAGGTTTTCGACCTGTGCGTGTTGCACACCGGAAGACTCGCTGCCATTCGTGACAGCGAGTCTTTTTTCCTTTCGGACCCGTTGCTTCGGCGATTCGGACCGGACGGAACCGGCCTCGCGGGCTACAATCCGCGGAGGTGTCGTTGCCCCGCTCGGTCGAACCGGGCCGGGCAGAGCGGTGTCCGACACAGATGGCAGCACTCGTGCTGCGTTACCGCGCCAGAGGGCGTAGCTCAGTTGGCAGAGCAACGGACTTTTAATCCGTAGGTCCAGGGTTCAAGTCCCTGCGCCCTCACTCGAAGCAAACGGGATCATCCGCACGGCGGCGGGTGGTCCCGTTTTGCGTTTCCAGTCCGGGGCAATCGCGCGTGCCCGAACGGATGCCGCCGCTGCTCCGGCAGTTCCTGCTGACTCCGGCCTCCCGCTCGCATGCCGGACACGCTTCCTCCTGCCGCAAAACTGCTCTTGCGGCAATATCTGCCGCTGCGTATAAGGCCGCCGCCATTCACACGGTCCCTTCCAGCGTCCCCCGACGGCTCCCGCTGTCCGGTACTCTCCCCAACCCGAGGTTCGCCATGTTTTCGGGCATTCGCCGCATTCTGCCTGCCGGAGTGTCCCTGCCCATGCTCCTGGGATGTCTGGTCGTCAGCGGCATGCTGACCGGCCGGAGCCTCTTTGCGCAGGTCGGGTTCGGGCACAGTTTCGAGCACAGCCTCGTCGCTTCCGACGATGCGCCGGCCTCAGGTGACACGGTCACACGCGGGCAGTCGCCCGGGCGTCCGTCTCCCTTCTACCCGGAGCCTGGCCAGGTCTTTACGCCCGGAGCCAGTCCCTGGGTGACGACGCCGACCGGCTCGCCGGGCGTGCCGCAGATGGCACAGGGGACCTTTGGCGGCGGCATGACGGGCGACCCGTTTCTGAATCCCGGAGCACCGGTCGCCGGCGGGTATCCCAGTGGTTTCGGGCAGCCCGGCTACTGGAACCCGTACATCGCCGGCACGCTGGACGGTGGGACCGAACGTGTGCTGGGACGGGCCCAGCTGATGATTCCGCTGTTCCAGAACGGCTACGAGCTGGTCTTCGCCGACGTTCGCGGGCAGTTCGATGATCGCGAGAACTCCGAGGCGAACTTCGGTCTCGCCAAGCGGGCAATGGGGGGGCCGGACTGGATCTACGGCGGATACATCTTCTACGACCGCAAGCACACGGTTCACAACAACGATTTCAACCAGATCAGTCTCGGCATCGAGGCGATGTCGATTCGCTGGGAAGCCCGCGCGAACGGCTACATCCCGATGAGCGGTTCCAAGGCGGCACCCGGCGCGACCACGTTCGACGTCGTTGGTGGCAATCTCGTAATGCAGGCCGGGCGCGAGCGGGCGTACTACGGCTTCGACGGCGAGGTCGGCATGCTGCTGACCGAGTGGTATGGCGGCATGTCCGAAGTACGCGGCTTTGTGGGTGGCTTCCATTTCGATACCGATGCCAGCGGATTCACAAACGTGTCCGGTCCCAAGGGACGGCTCGAAATGCGGTCCTTCGATCTGCCGATGTTCGGGGCCGACTCGCGGCTGACACTCGGCGTCGAAGTGAAGTGGGACGAAGTCCGCGATACACAGGTCTCCGGCTTTGCCCGACTGATGGTGCCGCTCGGACCGGCTCCCGCGACACGTAACGGCCGGCTGCGTCGCCGCATGTACGATCGCATCATCCGCGACGACGACATTGTGACTGTTGCTGCCGGCGCGGGTCCGCAGGAACAGGTGATCGACTCGCTCACCGGACGGCCGCTGATCAACATCAACACGGTCGACGGCACGACGGCGAATGTGCCCGCGGCGTTTGCAGCGGCAGGTGCGAACAGCACGATCTTCGTCGACGGCTCGGCGGGCACGCTGAGTGTGAACGATCCGGTCGTTCTGCAGAACAACCAACTGGTCTTCGGCGGGAGCAGCCAGGTGCAGGTCGAAGGGGCCACCACCGGTTCGCAGGCACGCTATCTCGTGCCCGGCTCGCGACCGACGATCGAAGGGACCGACGTGAACGACGACGTCATCCGCCTGGTGGACAACACCAGTGTGCGGGGCATCGACGTGACCGGCGGTCGTAACGGATTCATCGGCGACAACAACGGCGACGGAGCCGCGGATGCCCTCGTGAACGTGCAGGTGATCGACACGTCGGCGACCATGGCCAACTTCAACGGCGCCGCCAACAGCGGCAACGGTTATCTGTTCGGCAGCCTCGATGCGGCAAGCATCATCAGTGGCAACGTGTCGTTTTCGAACGAGAACAATGGCTTCGTCTTCGGCGACAACAGTGGACGGATCACCGACAACATCGCCGTCGACAATCCCGGTTCTGGCTTCCTCTTCGGTGTCGGCACTCCGGCACTGGCGTTTCTCACCGCCGACAACAACGGCACCTTCCAGGGGAACTACTCTGCGGATAACCAGGTCCTCGGCTTCGGGTTTGGCGTCAACAACGGCATCTTCAGCGACAACATCGACGAGCGGAGCGGGTTCGGTGTCATCGCGACATCGAATGCAGGAATCTTCAGTGGCAACACGTCCATCGATTCGCAGAGCGACGGCTTTCTGCTGTTCGATGACAACACCGGCGTCTTCAGCAACAACACGGCGACCGGGGCCGCAGACGACGGCTTCGACTTCGACGACAACGTTGGCAACTTCACCGGCAACGTGGCCGACAACAACTTCGACAATGGCTTCGAGTTCGACGACAACTTCGGTCTGTTCAGCGAGAACTCGGCAAGCGGCAACCTGAACGACGGTTTCCAGTTCGACGACAACTTCGGAACCATGACCCGCATCGTCGCCTCGCAGAACATGGGAGACGGCTTCGACTTCGACCAGAACACCGCCGCCGGCATCTTCAGCGACAATCGGGCCACGCAGAACGACCTGTTCGGATTCCGCTTCAACGTGCAGGCCGGCACGGCCACCGACAACACCGCGAGCGGCAACGGCACCAACAACGACGTTCCTTAGCGGCAGGCAATAACACTCACTCGGCAGCGGCGGAGGAGCGGGCCTGCTGAGTCTCACGCCAGGCTTCGAAGTAACGGCGGAAGCCCCGGCGAAGCCGTTCGCCGGCCGCCTGAACACGGGGATCGATCGGTGAGCCACCCGCCAGCCGGTGCAGGTGGGCCGCCTGGATGACGATGGCTTCGTCGTAGTCTGCGAGTCGCTCGAGCAGGGCCGGCAGGTCGCCCTGTACGTCTTCGATAATCCGCTCGGCATAGGTGCGGGCTGATGTGCGCGAGCCATCGCCATCCGCATCGATCCACAGAGCGCCGCTGCAGCCGAAAACCCGCGGCTGCCAGTCCTGAGAAGTCGGCTGGTACGGCTTGGCGGTCTTCCAGTACGAACCGTCGATGCCCGGTCCCCACGCAATGGCGACCAGGTGGACGTCGTGCGGAGGGCGGGGGATCGTCCAGCGTCCCTGCCATTTCACCCCGGTTGGCAGGCTGTTGTCGCCCGCGGAGATCGCTGTCTCCCGGATCTTCACGCCGTTCATGAACAGTTCAACCCGGTCTGCCTGCACCCAGTGTGGTCCGAGGACGCGAATG
This region includes:
- a CDS encoding sugar phosphate isomerase/epimerase family protein, whose protein sequence is MSAFKYSLNSSTIKPAPVIEKIHVAATAGYSAIELWHDDLDRHVAEGGTLQDVRKALDDTGLEVPTTVMLKGWCLPDGPEYEAGIAECRRRLEQSVIVGAKHAVAGPPHDTVDYELAGRRYRELLEMGIEMGVRPAMEYLGIARDINSIADALEIMERSGHPEATIVLDPFHDFRGGAGPEDIARLKAEQIAVCHFDDAPADPPASEQRDPDRVMPGEGVIDLQRVLTLLRQVGYSGWISLELFREDLWQRDPLEVARLGLERMRAVCEA
- a CDS encoding inverse autotransporter beta domain-containing protein codes for the protein MLLGCLVVSGMLTGRSLFAQVGFGHSFEHSLVASDDAPASGDTVTRGQSPGRPSPFYPEPGQVFTPGASPWVTTPTGSPGVPQMAQGTFGGGMTGDPFLNPGAPVAGGYPSGFGQPGYWNPYIAGTLDGGTERVLGRAQLMIPLFQNGYELVFADVRGQFDDRENSEANFGLAKRAMGGPDWIYGGYIFYDRKHTVHNNDFNQISLGIEAMSIRWEARANGYIPMSGSKAAPGATTFDVVGGNLVMQAGRERAYYGFDGEVGMLLTEWYGGMSEVRGFVGGFHFDTDASGFTNVSGPKGRLEMRSFDLPMFGADSRLTLGVEVKWDEVRDTQVSGFARLMVPLGPAPATRNGRLRRRMYDRIIRDDDIVTVAAGAGPQEQVIDSLTGRPLININTVDGTTANVPAAFAAAGANSTIFVDGSAGTLSVNDPVVLQNNQLVFGGSSQVQVEGATTGSQARYLVPGSRPTIEGTDVNDDVIRLVDNTSVRGIDVTGGRNGFIGDNNGDGAADALVNVQVIDTSATMANFNGAANSGNGYLFGSLDAASIISGNVSFSNENNGFVFGDNSGRITDNIAVDNPGSGFLFGVGTPALAFLTADNNGTFQGNYSADNQVLGFGFGVNNGIFSDNIDERSGFGVIATSNAGIFSGNTSIDSQSDGFLLFDDNTGVFSNNTATGAADDGFDFDDNVGNFTGNVADNNFDNGFEFDDNFGLFSENSASGNLNDGFQFDDNFGTMTRIVASQNMGDGFDFDQNTAAGIFSDNRATQNDLFGFRFNVQAGTATDNTASGNGTNNDVP